A genomic stretch from Sulfobacillus thermosulfidooxidans includes:
- a CDS encoding DMT family transporter has protein sequence MHPKRLPAVTDPRRSAVPSRAVAALVTTAIIWGSMYVVSRLVLDHVSVILLVWLRLVIAAVLLGPWAARWQFWRVSRQQLGLLAVIGLIGYSVSLPLLYLGLAATSAAMASLISSLSPVFIVLLSLMTGQRASMRNVIALLLAFLGVVLIVGINVHHRVSGTGIGALGLAAIAWAMYTVLNQHLKTLALPVVIFWELVFGATALTPWVLVAGAWTSLLHSSLTLWLQILYLGAVAMALAFLLWSYGFAHLTAGQGATFYFIQPLVGTGLSVVVLHETVSVPEIVGGTLIILSTVMATSPLPRRTRFSASRGSRSPSHDR, from the coding sequence ATGCATCCCAAGAGATTACCGGCCGTCACCGATCCACGGCGTTCCGCGGTGCCGTCACGAGCCGTTGCCGCTCTCGTCACCACAGCCATCATTTGGGGCAGTATGTATGTCGTGAGTCGACTGGTTCTGGATCACGTGTCGGTGATTCTATTGGTCTGGCTTCGTCTGGTTATCGCTGCCGTGCTTCTGGGACCCTGGGCCGCTCGATGGCAATTTTGGCGCGTATCTCGCCAGCAGTTGGGGCTCCTCGCCGTGATTGGTCTCATCGGATATAGCGTCTCCCTCCCACTCCTCTATCTCGGTTTAGCGGCAACATCCGCAGCCATGGCGTCTTTAATTTCCTCGCTGTCCCCCGTTTTCATCGTGTTGTTGTCGTTAATGACGGGGCAGCGCGCCTCCATGCGAAATGTTATCGCTTTATTGTTGGCCTTCCTCGGCGTAGTACTGATTGTCGGCATCAATGTTCACCACCGGGTCTCTGGTACCGGTATAGGAGCTTTGGGGCTTGCCGCGATAGCGTGGGCCATGTATACCGTGCTCAACCAACATCTGAAGACGCTGGCTCTCCCCGTTGTCATCTTTTGGGAGCTCGTATTCGGGGCTACCGCTTTAACCCCATGGGTTCTCGTCGCGGGGGCGTGGACGTCACTGCTCCATAGTTCTCTCACGCTCTGGTTGCAAATTCTCTACTTGGGGGCAGTCGCCATGGCGTTGGCTTTTCTTTTATGGAGCTACGGCTTTGCCCATCTCACAGCGGGGCAAGGTGCAACCTTCTATTTCATTCAGCCGCTCGTCGGTACCGGTCTTAGCGTGGTGGTGCTTCATGAGACGGTATCAGTCCCGGAAATCGTCGGGGGGACGTTGATCATTCTGAGCACCGTCATGGCCACATCTCCCCTCCCCAGACGGACACGGTTTTCGGCCTCTCGGGGGAGCCGGAGTCCTTCACACGATCGGTAA
- a CDS encoding recombinase family protein, whose amino-acid sequence MLIGYARISTPDQVLAVQEDALTAVGCEKIFHDVQSGRVADRPGLHAALDYARPGDVLVVWKLDRLGRSLSHLIALVEELHERHIGLRSVQEHMDTTTAEGQLIFHLFAALAEFERGLIRERTMAGLAAARARGRLGGRPRRLTPDQVRMAAEMITSGHMTTVEVARAFHVSRQTVYRALKAMSDRESKMASQGS is encoded by the coding sequence ATGTTAATCGGCTATGCCCGGATCTCGACGCCGGATCAAGTCTTGGCGGTGCAAGAGGATGCCCTCACCGCTGTCGGATGCGAAAAAATTTTTCACGATGTGCAATCGGGCCGAGTGGCGGATCGGCCGGGACTGCACGCCGCGTTGGATTATGCCCGTCCCGGGGATGTGCTCGTCGTGTGGAAGTTAGATCGTTTGGGGAGGTCCTTAAGCCATCTCATCGCCCTCGTTGAGGAATTACACGAACGGCACATTGGCTTGCGCAGTGTGCAAGAACACATGGACACCACCACCGCCGAAGGGCAACTCATATTCCATCTCTTTGCCGCGCTCGCGGAATTTGAACGCGGGCTGATTCGCGAACGCACCATGGCGGGATTAGCGGCGGCCCGAGCCCGCGGACGGTTGGGAGGTCGGCCCCGGCGACTGACGCCCGACCAAGTGCGGATGGCCGCCGAGATGATTACTTCCGGTCACATGACGACCGTGGAGGTCGCTCGCGCTTTTCATGTATCGCGTCAGACAGTGTATCGGGCACTGAAAGCCATGTCGGATCGGGAGAGTAAGATGGCGTCGCAAGGCTCATAG
- a CDS encoding KamA family radical SAM protein, whose translation MTQKSSWENCVQGVYQPLTLRQLDRLPHLQRLSPDLRLAMKAVATVLPFRVNSYVIDQLIDWDAIPDDPIFQLTFPQPGMLKKPHLDRLYSLLKAGASEETLHHVAQKIRAELNPHPGAQMTLNVPSVDGQRLAGIQHSYAETVLFFPSPGQTCHAYCTYCFRWAQFVGDDNLKMASSEVDTLKTYLASHPAVTDLLVTGGDPLIMKASVLFRFLEPLLDPRLEHLTTIRIGTKSLAYWPQRFVTDTDADELLGVFERIVNAGKHLAIMAHYSHPVELSTRIAREAVQRIQRTGALIRAQAPLIHHVNDRVDVWRSLWKTEVHLGIIPYYMFQARDTGAHHYFSVPLTQAYQIFRGAYRQVSGLARTVRGPVMSTELGKVLVDGIVERRDRSMFVLRFLQARNADWVGRPFFAAYDSKATWFSELQPINEETQEFFTPITKTSWPTSVQTLEDA comes from the coding sequence ATGACCCAAAAATCCTCATGGGAAAACTGCGTGCAAGGAGTCTATCAGCCGTTAACCCTTCGCCAACTCGATCGCTTACCTCACCTCCAACGGCTCAGTCCGGATCTGCGACTGGCGATGAAAGCGGTTGCAACGGTCTTGCCCTTCCGTGTCAATTCTTATGTAATAGATCAACTGATTGATTGGGATGCTATTCCCGATGACCCGATTTTCCAACTCACGTTTCCCCAGCCCGGCATGCTGAAGAAACCGCATCTCGACCGTCTCTACTCCTTGCTGAAAGCCGGAGCATCCGAAGAGACTCTTCACCACGTGGCTCAAAAAATCCGGGCCGAACTGAATCCGCATCCTGGTGCTCAAATGACTCTCAATGTCCCTTCCGTGGACGGGCAACGGTTAGCGGGAATTCAACACAGCTATGCCGAAACGGTCTTATTTTTCCCCAGTCCGGGACAAACTTGTCACGCTTATTGCACCTATTGTTTCCGATGGGCACAATTTGTCGGAGATGACAACTTAAAGATGGCGTCGTCCGAGGTAGACACACTGAAAACCTACCTGGCTTCCCACCCTGCTGTCACAGATCTTTTGGTGACGGGAGGCGATCCACTCATCATGAAAGCATCAGTCTTATTCCGATTCCTGGAGCCGTTGCTCGATCCTCGTTTGGAGCATCTCACCACTATTCGCATCGGAACCAAATCACTCGCCTACTGGCCTCAGCGGTTTGTCACGGATACGGATGCGGACGAACTCCTTGGTGTGTTTGAGCGGATTGTCAATGCAGGAAAACACTTGGCCATCATGGCGCATTACAGTCATCCCGTGGAATTATCTACGCGCATCGCCCGTGAGGCCGTGCAGCGTATTCAACGCACGGGAGCACTCATTCGGGCCCAAGCTCCCCTGATTCACCACGTTAATGACCGCGTTGACGTATGGAGGAGCTTGTGGAAAACCGAAGTGCACTTAGGAATAATCCCTTACTATATGTTTCAGGCGCGTGATACCGGAGCCCACCACTATTTTTCCGTTCCTTTAACACAGGCTTACCAGATTTTTCGAGGGGCGTATCGGCAGGTTTCCGGGTTAGCCCGCACCGTGCGCGGGCCGGTGATGTCCACGGAGCTCGGGAAGGTCCTTGTTGATGGCATCGTTGAGCGGCGTGATCGATCAATGTTCGTTCTCCGATTCCTTCAAGCTCGGAACGCAGACTGGGTGGGCCGTCCATTTTTTGCAGCCTATGACTCAAAAGCTACGTGGTTCAGCGAACTTCAACCGATTAACGAAGAGACGCAGGAGTTTTTCACACCGATAACCAAGACCAGCTGGCCGACATCGGTTCAAACTCTGGAGGATGCATAA